The Deltaproteobacteria bacterium genome window below encodes:
- a CDS encoding OmpA family protein — translation MTTDHTPRTPAEEREDDPLRDIWLFTLVALGLLSFFLLTAPRGCGEALRGQNSDMVIALLPGGETLSVPKDSSNHNLVRFLANTVDTTIPKTFVFDRLNFRPGSVQVRADSTATITQLAAILKAYPAAEVSIEGHTDNVGNSDANARLSLNRAEGVKAQLIKNGVAAKRVATVGYGSVKPIAPNNTEIGRAKNRRMELIVVKK, via the coding sequence ATGACGACAGACCACACTCCACGCACGCCAGCCGAAGAGCGTGAAGACGATCCCCTCCGCGACATCTGGCTCTTCACCTTGGTGGCCCTCGGGCTGCTGAGTTTCTTTTTGCTCACTGCTCCACGCGGGTGCGGCGAGGCGTTGCGCGGACAAAACTCGGACATGGTTATAGCCCTGCTTCCCGGCGGCGAGACCTTATCCGTGCCCAAAGATTCCTCCAATCACAATTTAGTGAGGTTTCTCGCCAACACGGTAGACACGACGATACCAAAGACTTTTGTCTTCGACCGGCTGAATTTTCGCCCGGGCTCGGTGCAAGTCCGGGCGGACTCCACCGCCACCATCACGCAACTCGCGGCCATTCTCAAAGCCTATCCGGCCGCTGAAGTGAGCATAGAAGGCCATACGGACAACGTCGGGAACTCGGACGCCAACGCGCGCCTTTCCTTGAACCGTGCCGAGGGCGTCAAGGCGCAACTCATCAAAAATGGCGTCGCGGCCAAGCGCGTGGCAACCGTAGGCTATGGCTCGGTAAAGCCAATCGCGCCGAATAATACCGAGATCGGTCGCGCGAAAAACCGCCGGATGGAGTTGATAGTGGTAAAGAAGTGA
- a CDS encoding cobalamin-independent methionine synthase II family protein yields MQTSETRILTTHVGSLPRTPVLADLLIRQEQGEAIDSAELDRQAEAAVRRVVQKQLASGVDIGNDGEQPRIGFQTYVPQRMRGFGGESKRPTPQDMREFPDFVQLMQRRGLMRAKVFNAPQAVAEVHYESLSGVQSECALFSRCTDETPQKFTERFMTAASPGIVCTTMLNAYYDTYERYVFAVAAQMCQEYEYIVAQGFVLQLDAPDLAMERTFLFQDQSLGEFQKIIEMHIAALNMAIANIPPDRVRLHVCWGNYDGPHNHDVPLEDILPILYQAKVGALSLEMSNPRHQHEYKVFKRLKAPASLIVIPGVIDSTTNYVEPAEVVADRICQVVDAVGDRSRVIAGSDCGFGTFAGWDMVAESVVWAKLKACSDGAALATKRLWG; encoded by the coding sequence ATGCAGACCAGTGAAACTCGCATTCTGACCACGCATGTTGGTAGTTTGCCTCGCACTCCGGTGCTTGCCGATCTGCTCATCAGGCAAGAACAAGGCGAGGCCATCGACTCGGCCGAGTTGGACCGGCAAGCCGAAGCCGCTGTGCGCCGTGTGGTGCAGAAGCAGTTAGCGTCTGGCGTCGATATTGGCAACGATGGCGAGCAGCCACGCATCGGTTTTCAGACCTATGTGCCGCAACGCATGCGCGGGTTCGGTGGCGAAAGCAAACGTCCAACACCCCAGGACATGCGCGAGTTTCCGGATTTTGTCCAGCTCATGCAGCGCCGTGGTTTGATGCGGGCGAAAGTGTTTAACGCGCCGCAGGCCGTGGCCGAGGTGCACTATGAAAGCCTGAGTGGCGTCCAGAGCGAGTGTGCGCTCTTCTCGCGTTGTACGGACGAGACACCGCAAAAATTTACCGAGCGCTTCATGACCGCCGCCTCTCCCGGCATCGTCTGCACGACCATGCTGAATGCTTACTACGATACCTATGAGCGTTACGTCTTTGCCGTAGCCGCACAGATGTGCCAGGAATACGAGTACATTGTCGCTCAAGGGTTCGTATTGCAGCTCGATGCCCCGGACTTGGCGATGGAGCGCACCTTTTTGTTTCAAGACCAATCCCTCGGCGAGTTTCAAAAAATCATAGAAATGCACATCGCGGCGCTGAATATGGCGATCGCGAACATTCCGCCTGACCGCGTGCGTCTGCATGTGTGTTGGGGCAATTACGATGGTCCGCATAATCACGACGTACCGCTCGAAGATATTCTGCCGATCTTGTATCAGGCGAAGGTCGGCGCGCTCTCCCTGGAAATGTCGAACCCGCGCCATCAGCACGAATACAAAGTGTTCAAACGCTTGAAAGCGCCAGCCTCCTTGATTGTGATTCCCGGCGTGATCGACTCGACGACGAACTATGTCGAACCGGCAGAGGTCGTTGCCGACCGCATCTGTCAGGTTGTGGACGCGGTGGGAGACCGTAGCCGTGTGATTGCCGGCTCCGACTGCGGCTTCGGTACCTTTGCCGGCTGGGACATGGTGGCCGAGAGCGTCGTCTGGGCCAAACTCAAAGCCTGTAGCGACGGTGCGGCGCTGGCAACGAAACGTCTGTGGGGATGA
- a CDS encoding phosphatase PAP2 family protein, producing the protein MTAKQNRKVLVPALVLLTLSLSLPAWADGARDRVRHWNEVAVNASGLDHTPVALGEHRVFGEQLGPGRASRAMAIVHIAIFEAVNAITGGYQSYTGLPPAPPNTSMEAAIAQAAHDTLVALFPSQRRSCDAQLTQDLTQIPGGRTKVRGMKLGRQAAAAILARRANDGAQHAEPLIGVDFFTGEEPGEWRQDPISQLPLALGAYWGEVTPFVLKSARQFRVSPPPALHSTKYTAAFDEVKRLGGDGTITPTERTAEQTEIGLYWAYDGTPSLCAPPRLYNQITMQIADQMGANVVELARLLALVNVAMADAGIVIWESKYYYEFWRPVSGIREADEGTSPTGNGDGNAKTVGDPTFSPLGAPASNLNGPNFTPPFPAYPSGHAGFGGTLFQILRRFYRTDKIAFTFVSDEFNGVTQANNGNVRPLLPRSFSSLSQAEEENGQSRIYLGIHWAFDKTAGIAQGRRVANYVFRHAFTPLR; encoded by the coding sequence ATGACCGCGAAGCAAAACCGGAAGGTGCTAGTTCCAGCCCTGGTCCTTCTCACCCTGAGCCTGAGCCTCCCGGCCTGGGCGGACGGTGCCAGAGACCGCGTGCGCCACTGGAACGAGGTGGCTGTCAACGCCAGCGGCCTTGACCATACGCCTGTGGCACTGGGCGAACACCGCGTGTTCGGGGAACAATTGGGTCCGGGACGCGCCAGTCGGGCAATGGCCATCGTGCATATCGCTATCTTCGAGGCAGTGAATGCCATCACCGGCGGCTACCAGAGCTACACCGGTCTTCCACCTGCTCCCCCCAACACCTCAATGGAGGCCGCCATCGCTCAGGCGGCGCACGATACCCTGGTTGCCCTCTTCCCCTCGCAGCGGAGGAGCTGTGACGCGCAACTCACCCAAGATCTCACCCAGATCCCAGGCGGCCGCACAAAGGTGAGGGGAATGAAGCTGGGGCGGCAGGCGGCCGCCGCAATCCTCGCTCGGAGAGCCAACGATGGCGCGCAGCACGCCGAACCTCTCATCGGCGTCGACTTCTTCACGGGGGAGGAGCCGGGAGAGTGGCGCCAGGACCCCATCAGCCAGCTCCCACTCGCGTTAGGCGCGTACTGGGGGGAAGTGACCCCGTTCGTGCTGAAGTCGGCCCGGCAGTTCCGAGTGTCGCCGCCCCCTGCCCTGCATAGCACCAAATATACCGCCGCGTTCGACGAGGTGAAGCGCTTGGGCGGCGACGGCACCATCACGCCGACGGAGCGCACGGCGGAGCAAACCGAGATCGGCCTCTACTGGGCCTACGACGGCACGCCGAGCCTGTGTGCGCCGCCGCGGCTGTACAACCAGATCACGATGCAGATCGCCGACCAGATGGGCGCAAATGTCGTCGAGCTCGCGCGACTCTTGGCGTTGGTGAATGTGGCGATGGCCGATGCAGGCATCGTCATCTGGGAGTCGAAGTACTACTATGAGTTCTGGCGCCCCGTCAGTGGCATCCGCGAGGCTGACGAAGGAACCAGTCCAACCGGCAACGGCGATGGCAATGCCAAGACGGTAGGCGATCCCACGTTCTCCCCTCTGGGCGCGCCAGCCAGTAACCTGAACGGGCCGAACTTCACGCCGCCCTTCCCGGCCTACCCGTCCGGCCATGCCGGCTTCGGGGGCACCCTCTTCCAGATCTTACGGCGATTCTACCGAACCGACAAAATCGCCTTCACTTTCGTATCGGACGAGTTCAACGGCGTGACGCAGGCCAACAATGGGAACGTGCGCCCACTCCTCCCCCGCAGTTTCTCGTCGCTCTCCCAGGCGGAGGAAGAGAACGGCCAGAGCCGCATCTACCTGGGGATTCACTGGGCG